The proteins below are encoded in one region of Myxococcales bacterium:
- a CDS encoding AMP-binding protein, which yields MTFGGVERYVQNLERVIDDAEASRMITYERISRAIRELPGLASKLKDVLGAEDLLTSSKVSLEASVSKSDTALIQYTSGTTSKPKGVVISHQALCANTHAIYQSLHMSQDDVGVSWLPMFHDMGLIGVLYTSLCHGFAVHIMTPESFVMQPRSWLELITKVKGTVSAGPNFAYQLCAKRGPADCAIDLSSWRAALNGAEQVQAPTLDQFAQAFSDHGYNPSAMTPVYGMAESTLAICFSAPEHAAQALRIDRQTLEASGKLSISTAADAMNIVSVGKPVTGCSLRVAEPDSDRILGEGQVGEVQTRSSSLMDGYFHNEKASEEALKSGWLHTGDLGFVAGQQLFITGRAKDMIIKGGKNIHPYDIEQVTASIPGVRGSVAAFAASNELSGTDDLVVVAETMQQDPHKRDAIVKSIRGELLASLGIKADQIHLWRVGRIPRTTSGKIQRSRCSALLQEQDKL from the coding sequence ATGACCTTTGGTGGCGTCGAGCGCTACGTCCAAAACTTGGAACGCGTAATCGATGATGCAGAGGCCAGTCGCATGATCACCTATGAGCGCATCAGCCGTGCTATTCGTGAACTACCCGGGCTTGCATCCAAACTAAAAGACGTCCTCGGGGCCGAGGATCTTCTGACGTCAAGCAAGGTATCGCTTGAAGCTTCAGTCAGCAAAAGCGATACGGCGCTTATTCAGTACACTTCGGGCACGACATCAAAGCCAAAGGGCGTTGTGATTTCGCATCAGGCACTCTGCGCAAATACGCATGCGATATATCAAAGCCTGCATATGAGCCAAGATGATGTAGGCGTGAGCTGGCTTCCGATGTTTCACGATATGGGTTTAATTGGAGTGCTTTACACTTCCTTGTGCCACGGCTTTGCGGTGCACATCATGACGCCTGAAAGCTTTGTCATGCAGCCACGGAGTTGGCTTGAGCTCATTACCAAAGTCAAAGGCACCGTTTCAGCCGGGCCCAATTTCGCGTATCAACTTTGTGCAAAACGCGGCCCGGCCGATTGCGCGATTGATTTATCAAGTTGGCGCGCAGCGCTGAACGGCGCAGAGCAAGTGCAGGCCCCTACCCTTGACCAATTTGCACAGGCTTTTTCTGATCATGGCTACAACCCATCTGCCATGACGCCCGTTTATGGGATGGCCGAAAGCACGCTTGCGATTTGCTTTAGCGCGCCCGAGCACGCCGCCCAAGCGCTTCGCATCGATCGTCAAACTTTGGAAGCGTCAGGCAAACTCAGCATAAGTACAGCTGCCGATGCGATGAACATCGTGTCGGTAGGCAAACCGGTCACAGGCTGCTCGCTGCGAGTTGCCGAACCAGATAGCGATCGTATCCTGGGCGAAGGCCAAGTGGGCGAAGTCCAGACACGCAGCTCTAGCTTGATGGACGGCTATTTCCACAATGAGAAAGCCAGCGAAGAAGCCTTAAAATCGGGCTGGCTGCACACTGGCGATCTTGGCTTTGTTGCAGGCCAGCAATTGTTCATCACGGGACGTGCCAAAGACATGATCATCAAGGGTGGGAAAAACATTCACCCCTATGACATTGAACAAGTGACAGCAAGCATTCCGGGTGTGCGTGGATCGGTTGCCGCCTTTGCTGCCAGCAATGAGCTTTCAGGTACCGATGATTTAGTCGTTGTCGCGGAAACCATGCAGCAAGATCCACATAAACGCGATGCAATTGTAAAAAGCATACGCGGCGAGCTGCTTGCAAGCTTGGGCATCAAAGCCGATCAGATTCATCTGTGGCGCGTTGGCCGCATTCCGCGCACAACCAGCGGGAAAATACAGCGTTCACGCTGCAGTGCTCTTCTTCAAGAACAGGACAAACTATGA
- a CDS encoding NUDIX domain-containing protein, protein MELLAQGQKSLYRDCFSPGHFTVSTFVFNDDAELLVLFHPKLKKWLQPGGHMERRDRSILAAALRELEEETALAASSVRPLHESFFDVDIHAIPAFGHEPAHQHFDLRYAFVLQDAEARIEKNLKWMDAKAIAQHSDLSVQNSQKKSSTIFLENLRSVHLPTESMVRLALISNSKPPRGYCSEAIKTNNCGRLKAFAVLLFIFVRHMQTLRNNTPAEANDW, encoded by the coding sequence TTGGAGCTTCTTGCTCAGGGGCAAAAGAGTCTGTATCGAGACTGTTTCTCTCCGGGACACTTTACGGTCAGCACTTTTGTATTCAACGACGATGCTGAACTTCTCGTGCTTTTCCACCCCAAGCTCAAAAAATGGCTGCAGCCAGGCGGTCATATGGAAAGAAGGGATAGGAGTATTCTAGCTGCTGCACTAAGAGAGCTTGAAGAAGAAACAGCGCTGGCGGCGAGTTCGGTTCGACCATTGCATGAAAGTTTCTTTGATGTAGACATTCATGCCATCCCGGCTTTTGGGCACGAGCCAGCGCATCAGCACTTTGATTTAAGATATGCTTTTGTCCTTCAGGATGCTGAAGCAAGAATAGAGAAGAACCTGAAATGGATGGATGCAAAGGCAATCGCCCAACACTCCGATTTATCCGTCCAAAACTCCCAGAAAAAAAGCTCAACAATTTTTCTAGAAAATTTGCGCTCAGTTCATTTGCCGACAGAGAGCATGGTGCGCTTAGCACTTATCTCGAACAGCAAGCCTCCGCGGGGGTATTGTTCCGAAGCCATCAAGACCAATAACTGCGGGAGGCTGAAAGCTTTTGCTGTCCTGCTATTTATTTTTGTGCGCCACATGCAGACGCTCCGGAACAATACCCCCGCGGAGGCTAATGACTGGTGA
- a CDS encoding single-stranded DNA-binding protein, with product MAEGMNKAILIGNLGADPELKFTQSSQAVLRLRLATNESYVNKSGERQSRTEWHTVVVWGKRAEALHKILVKGRPLCVEGRIQTRSWEDRDGNKRYNTDIVATNIILLGGSGGGGGRGGDASDTGGYGGPSSGPSDMPSDFPADDLIDDDVPF from the coding sequence ATGGCAGAAGGCATGAACAAAGCAATATTAATCGGAAACCTTGGCGCCGATCCAGAACTCAAGTTCACCCAATCCTCCCAGGCCGTTTTGCGGCTTCGTTTGGCTACCAACGAGTCGTACGTCAACAAGTCCGGTGAACGTCAAAGTCGCACGGAATGGCATACAGTAGTGGTTTGGGGCAAACGCGCCGAGGCGTTGCATAAGATTTTGGTCAAAGGCAGGCCACTTTGTGTCGAAGGGCGCATTCAAACCCGGAGCTGGGAAGACCGAGACGGCAACAAACGCTACAACACCGACATCGTTGCAACCAATATCATTCTGCTGGGCGGCAGTGGTGGAGGTGGCGGTCGCGGAGGCGATGCTTCGGATACAGGCGGCTATGGTGGGCCATCTTCTGGTCCTTCGGATATGCCTTCTGATTTTCCTGCCGATGATTTGATTGATGATGACGTTCCCTTCTAA
- a CDS encoding ABC transporter substrate-binding protein codes for MKTISAGLRTLRCVLGISVALVACGKEQGASHERSTERQTQRIVSLAPSTTEALFALGLGPRVVGVSRFCNYPPAAKSLPKVGGFIDPSLEAILALRPTLVVGARSPNNRGVVRILEQQGVSTYFPTIHSVSDIIGLLGGLAKRTGQEKIAQARISEIKQKLASVKAHFPKHKARVLLLFSEQPFSVTGPTSFADDVLTHAGAINVMGSGPAYPTLSLEHIVSLSPDVIVRAIMEAKSNDAESGVQWSRFTSMPAVKNGKVITIQDDRLLRPGPRIADAVELLFQSIYGDAP; via the coding sequence ATGAAGACAATTAGTGCTGGGCTGCGTACGCTACGGTGTGTGCTGGGTATCTCCGTTGCTCTTGTCGCTTGCGGCAAGGAGCAGGGCGCGAGCCATGAGCGCTCGACTGAAAGGCAAACTCAACGCATTGTCTCGCTTGCACCAAGTACGACAGAGGCCTTGTTTGCGCTTGGTCTGGGCCCAAGAGTGGTTGGAGTAAGCCGTTTTTGCAACTATCCACCGGCCGCCAAAAGCCTTCCAAAAGTTGGTGGGTTCATTGACCCGTCGCTTGAGGCAATTTTAGCGTTACGACCCACCTTGGTTGTAGGGGCACGTAGCCCAAACAACCGTGGGGTTGTTAGGATTTTGGAGCAACAAGGGGTGAGCACCTATTTCCCCACGATCCACAGCGTTTCTGACATCATCGGCTTGCTTGGTGGCCTAGCGAAACGCACGGGCCAAGAAAAGATAGCACAAGCACGTATTAGCGAGATAAAGCAAAAACTTGCCTCGGTGAAAGCTCACTTTCCTAAACACAAAGCGCGTGTATTGTTGTTATTTTCTGAGCAACCTTTTTCGGTTACCGGTCCTACGAGTTTTGCGGATGATGTGCTCACGCATGCTGGTGCGATCAACGTCATGGGTAGTGGACCAGCTTATCCAACCTTGAGTTTAGAGCACATCGTAAGCCTTTCTCCCGATGTGATTGTTCGAGCCATTATGGAAGCAAAGAGCAACGATGCAGAGTCCGGTGTTCAATGGTCGCGGTTTACAAGCATGCCTGCGGTCAAGAATGGGAAAGTTATAACGATTCAAGACGATAGACTACTGCGGCCTGGCCCTCGTATTGCCGACGCAGTCGAGCTGCTATTCCAATCCATCTATGGAGATGCTCCGTGA
- a CDS encoding cobalamin-dependent protein (Presence of a B(12) (cobalamin)-binding domain implies dependence on cobalamin itself, in one of its several forms, or in some unusual lineages, dependence on a cobalamin-like analog.): MKIKFIYAGFQRHAEAHPELLDYVPCDEYFGPPSLGIAYLAAVTPKTWEIDFRDDRLEDIGLDDDVDLVAISCFTPSAVRAMEIADAFRARGKRVVFGGIFPSMMPEIVKEHADAVVIGEGDGIWPQLLDDAQNNQLKPIYQAAEPTNLETLPLPRVDLYMEKEGRNFCPDDYPVQLHRGCPLSCVACVLPKSMGRRSRNLPVQHALDQIEMLGKRGKLASLTEDTSFFPNARRHFGELLDVLAERGQAAISYVGISMPVVLATREQLFQRMRAAGIKMFYLVGGFDPITKGAFTGKDPKAYQQALETIKKCHDNDIEPYTSFLVGNDDDDAGCFDRILDFADHAKVRKAEFAILTPYPGTPIWQSMTEQDRLLHRDWSKYNDANVVFKPKQMSPEQLQEGYLHLWKEFYRSRQSISKLDTHRERTIQF; encoded by the coding sequence ATGAAAATCAAATTTATCTATGCAGGATTTCAGCGCCATGCTGAAGCGCACCCCGAACTACTCGATTACGTACCCTGCGATGAGTATTTTGGACCGCCTTCACTAGGTATCGCTTATTTAGCAGCAGTCACACCAAAGACATGGGAGATCGATTTTCGCGATGACAGGCTCGAAGATATCGGCCTCGACGACGATGTGGACCTTGTTGCCATTTCCTGTTTCACTCCTTCCGCTGTGCGAGCCATGGAGATTGCCGATGCCTTTCGTGCGCGTGGTAAACGTGTGGTGTTTGGCGGGATCTTTCCGTCCATGATGCCTGAAATCGTCAAAGAACACGCGGATGCAGTCGTGATTGGCGAAGGCGATGGGATTTGGCCCCAACTGCTTGACGATGCACAAAACAATCAACTTAAGCCGATCTACCAGGCTGCTGAGCCCACCAACCTTGAAACGCTGCCTCTGCCTCGCGTGGATTTGTATATGGAAAAAGAGGGACGAAACTTTTGCCCGGATGACTATCCGGTGCAACTGCATCGTGGCTGCCCACTGTCATGCGTGGCCTGTGTTTTGCCTAAAAGCATGGGACGCCGTAGCCGAAATCTTCCGGTACAACATGCACTCGATCAAATCGAGATGCTTGGAAAACGTGGCAAACTTGCATCGCTTACCGAAGATACGAGTTTCTTTCCCAATGCACGTCGACACTTTGGCGAGCTGCTTGATGTACTTGCTGAACGTGGCCAAGCCGCAATCAGTTATGTTGGCATTAGCATGCCGGTCGTGCTTGCAACTCGCGAACAGCTTTTTCAGAGAATGCGCGCGGCTGGAATCAAGATGTTCTACCTCGTGGGTGGCTTTGATCCGATTACAAAGGGAGCCTTCACCGGCAAGGATCCCAAAGCCTACCAGCAGGCTCTGGAAACCATTAAAAAGTGCCATGACAACGATATTGAGCCCTATACTTCGTTCTTAGTAGGCAACGATGACGATGATGCAGGCTGTTTTGATCGTATTCTTGATTTTGCCGATCACGCCAAGGTTCGCAAAGCAGAGTTCGCGATTTTGACGCCTTACCCTGGGACCCCGATCTGGCAGAGCATGACCGAGCAAGATCGCTTGCTTCATCGCGATTGGTCCAAGTACAACGATGCCAACGTGGTCTTTAAGCCAAAGCAGATGTCACCTGAGCAGCTCCAAGAAGGCTACCTGCATTTGTGGAAGGAGTTTTATCGCTCCCGTCAATCGATTTCGAAACTCGACACACATCGGGAGCGTACCATTCAATTTTAG
- a CDS encoding acyl-CoA dehydrogenase family protein, with protein sequence MPNETHVERAPAQREHYTDESIVDLIVQQAKRFAQEHIDSAKIDTEKRIPSEILSGLAECGFFGVPIPEDYEGLGLGLRETCHVVAELACYDRSIATSVGLHCGLGTRGLIEFGSEELKRNWLPKLASGECIAAFCATEAGAGSDLSAIKTTARPVDNDEIEINGEKIYVTNAGFASLFTVLVKTPELGGRRSHALICIPASTPGITLGEEESKLGIRGSSTRTVTFDKVRVPRSNMLGETGAGMEQAHRVLEWGRTIMASGCIGIARAACKTSLEYVKTRQQFGRKLIEFEAVRHHLAAMFSKLYTMEAMVEQVGLCESRSENIATISSAAKIYCSESAFWIADQAIQLHGGMGCIEETGIALLLRDCRVTRIFEGANDVLLVHTGTALAASKTVSEQKQVHTTLPESLHGLSAVWQDSAESFNHTLQEKKKQFGVNIIRHQLVLQGLARIYVNLFAASASLARAKTSSDEPFAKHAARHLLLDANTHLLSLRHADDEASMNQSLVNAVEQNESFLKSFR encoded by the coding sequence ATGCCAAACGAAACGCATGTCGAGCGCGCGCCAGCGCAGCGCGAGCACTATACGGACGAATCAATAGTTGATTTAATTGTCCAACAAGCAAAACGCTTTGCTCAGGAACACATCGATTCCGCCAAAATCGATACAGAAAAACGCATCCCAAGTGAGATTCTATCAGGGCTTGCTGAATGTGGTTTTTTTGGAGTGCCCATCCCCGAAGACTATGAAGGACTGGGGCTTGGGCTGCGCGAAACCTGCCATGTGGTGGCTGAGCTCGCTTGCTATGACCGATCGATTGCCACCTCCGTGGGTCTGCATTGCGGCCTTGGTACACGAGGCCTAATCGAGTTTGGTAGTGAAGAGCTTAAACGCAACTGGCTTCCAAAACTGGCTTCCGGCGAATGCATCGCAGCGTTTTGCGCCACTGAAGCTGGAGCCGGATCGGACCTTTCAGCCATCAAAACCACGGCCAGACCGGTTGACAACGACGAGATTGAAATCAACGGTGAAAAAATCTACGTCACCAACGCTGGCTTTGCTTCGCTGTTTACTGTGCTCGTAAAAACGCCAGAACTAGGCGGGCGGCGCAGTCATGCACTCATCTGTATTCCGGCTTCAACACCAGGTATCACGCTTGGTGAAGAAGAAAGTAAACTTGGAATCCGTGGCTCCTCTACTCGCACGGTAACCTTCGACAAGGTTCGTGTGCCACGAAGCAACATGCTGGGAGAAACAGGCGCTGGCATGGAGCAAGCTCATCGTGTACTTGAGTGGGGTCGAACCATCATGGCATCTGGGTGCATCGGCATCGCGCGTGCTGCATGCAAAACAAGCCTTGAGTACGTCAAGACAAGGCAGCAGTTTGGACGAAAACTGATCGAGTTTGAAGCCGTACGCCACCATCTCGCAGCTATGTTTAGCAAACTCTACACCATGGAAGCCATGGTCGAGCAAGTTGGCTTGTGCGAATCGCGTTCTGAAAACATTGCAACGATTTCATCAGCGGCAAAAATCTATTGCAGTGAAAGTGCTTTTTGGATCGCCGATCAAGCGATTCAACTGCACGGAGGAATGGGCTGCATCGAGGAAACCGGCATCGCGCTTTTACTGCGAGACTGCCGGGTGACGCGCATTTTCGAAGGAGCCAACGATGTGTTGCTGGTTCACACTGGCACTGCACTTGCCGCATCGAAAACAGTCTCCGAACAAAAACAAGTGCATACAACACTGCCTGAGTCGCTGCATGGGCTCTCTGCCGTTTGGCAAGACAGTGCAGAAAGTTTCAATCACACCCTGCAAGAAAAGAAAAAACAATTTGGGGTAAACATTATTCGCCATCAACTTGTTTTGCAGGGTTTGGCGCGGATCTATGTCAACTTGTTCGCGGCATCAGCTAGTCTGGCGCGGGCAAAGACAAGTAGCGATGAGCCTTTCGCAAAGCATGCAGCTCGCCATTTGCTGCTCGATGCCAACACACATCTACTGTCGTTAAGGCACGCCGATGACGAAGCATCAATGAACCAGTCTCTAGTTAACGCAGTTGAGCAAAACGAAAGCTTTCTCAAAAGCTTTCGTTAA
- a CDS encoding sterol desaturase family protein, translating into MSFFAITKECKQAIDSWSGIQSAPSKENRKHPQGITVLQHPFVERYLGKSHWALPGLWFLPIIAYCFYATNRQGHLGLTAMAALFVAGILVWTFVEYMLHRFLFHLNGGDGGFRKSMLFMAHGYHHEFPNDPGRLVAPPMMSWPLAAVFATLFYFTLGMYWLPTFAGFVAGYLAYDWVHYYTHHGRPTTRVGKFLRRYHFEHHYKNHDTQFGISTPLWDLVLGTFRKPGALINPSLDCDQPQAALKT; encoded by the coding sequence ATGTCGTTTTTTGCTATCACAAAAGAATGCAAACAAGCCATTGACAGTTGGAGCGGCATCCAATCCGCGCCAAGCAAAGAGAATCGCAAGCATCCACAAGGCATCACAGTGCTTCAGCATCCCTTTGTAGAACGCTACTTAGGAAAATCACACTGGGCATTGCCTGGCCTTTGGTTTTTGCCGATTATTGCTTACTGCTTTTATGCCACCAACCGACAAGGCCATCTTGGCCTAACTGCCATGGCAGCTTTGTTTGTAGCAGGCATTCTGGTCTGGACTTTTGTGGAATACATGCTGCACCGTTTCTTATTCCATCTGAACGGTGGTGACGGCGGTTTTCGTAAGTCGATGCTCTTTATGGCGCACGGCTACCACCATGAGTTTCCAAACGATCCTGGACGATTGGTTGCCCCTCCCATGATGAGCTGGCCTTTGGCTGCAGTATTTGCAACGCTCTTTTACTTCACCCTCGGCATGTACTGGCTGCCAACCTTCGCGGGCTTTGTGGCGGGTTATCTCGCCTACGACTGGGTTCACTACTACACGCACCATGGCCGGCCCACGACACGCGTCGGTAAGTTCCTAAGGCGTTATCATTTCGAGCACCATTACAAAAACCATGACACTCAGTTTGGCATTAGCACCCCACTTTGGGACTTGGTGCTAGGCACCTTCAGAAAACCAGGCGCACTGATCAACCCCTCGCTTGACTGCGATCAGCCACAAGCCGCACTGAAAACCTAG
- a CDS encoding AMP-binding protein, with product MIPIDVVHTEHSSRSVSKGREAHSALLVNHEALSSPYSTITEALIAQAERGAPFVTLHSGKNSVSLDARQALDRARRCTSALKEKGIARGDRVPILMPTSLEFIDALLGTTLMGASRTTGPAHDLWWRRALRPKLGTRNR from the coding sequence ATGATTCCAATTGATGTTGTTCATACCGAGCACAGCTCAAGGTCTGTCTCGAAAGGCCGCGAAGCGCATAGCGCTTTGCTCGTTAATCATGAGGCGCTAAGCTCGCCTTATTCTACGATCACCGAAGCCTTGATCGCGCAAGCGGAACGAGGTGCGCCTTTTGTCACGCTGCATTCGGGCAAAAACAGCGTATCGCTGGATGCACGGCAGGCGCTTGATCGCGCCAGGCGATGCACCAGTGCTTTAAAGGAAAAAGGCATCGCTCGTGGGGATCGCGTGCCTATTTTGATGCCCACCTCCCTTGAGTTTATTGATGCTTTGCTTGGTACAACCTTGATGGGCGCATCCCGTACCACTGGCCCCGCCCATGACCTTTGGTGGCGTCGAGCGCTACGTCCAAAACTTGGAACGCGTAATCGATGA
- a CDS encoding acyl carrier protein, with the protein MHSTTQDRRARITALIAEIAEVEENTLNNEARLREDLGMDSLSSMELLSTLSEELKLDIQMEDAMDIRTVDDACAFIESQYVSQHAELV; encoded by the coding sequence ATGCATTCAACCACGCAAGATAGACGAGCACGTATTACCGCTCTTATCGCGGAAATCGCTGAAGTCGAAGAAAACACACTGAACAACGAAGCGCGTTTGCGCGAAGATTTGGGAATGGATTCGCTTTCCAGCATGGAGCTCCTCTCAACCCTAAGCGAAGAACTGAAGCTCGACATTCAAATGGAAGATGCAATGGATATTCGTACTGTCGATGATGCCTGTGCCTTTATTGAATCGCAATATGTCTCGCAGCACGCTGAATTGGTCTAG
- a CDS encoding TlyA family RNA methyltransferase: MTEKKRADLLVTEQGLAASRQRAQALILAGKIYVDDRRVEKAGERFSVDTVFTLKGQDHPYVSRGGLKMQGALDAFAYDPSTHVVADFGASTGGFTDCLLQRGASRVYAIDVGYGQLDYRLRNDPRVVVMERINARYLQASDLPEAMDLVVVDASFIGLAKLLPSVVSVLKPGGDVIALVKPQFEVGKEQICSSGVVRDDALRRKAASDVIHQAELLGLSLRAQQDCIIAGPKGNREIFIWLKKLKSKSVPNPANQPPREQREPAGEGADAQSAFGRGDACLPSLERCCAAVQTVKRADAQSAFGRGDACLPSLERCCAAVQTVKRADAQSAFGRGLS, encoded by the coding sequence GTGACTGAGAAAAAACGAGCAGATCTGCTCGTGACTGAGCAAGGCCTCGCAGCAAGTCGTCAGCGTGCGCAAGCCTTGATTCTTGCGGGCAAAATTTATGTGGACGATAGGCGCGTCGAAAAGGCGGGTGAACGGTTTTCAGTCGATACCGTTTTTACACTCAAAGGCCAGGATCATCCCTACGTTTCTCGCGGAGGCCTTAAGATGCAAGGAGCTTTGGACGCCTTTGCCTACGATCCAAGTACTCATGTCGTAGCAGATTTTGGCGCCTCAACAGGCGGCTTTACCGATTGCTTGCTGCAGCGCGGAGCGAGCCGTGTCTATGCCATCGATGTAGGTTACGGTCAGCTTGACTATCGCCTGCGAAATGATCCCCGCGTAGTGGTCATGGAGCGCATTAACGCTCGCTATCTTCAAGCGAGTGATCTACCCGAAGCCATGGATCTGGTTGTTGTTGATGCCTCGTTCATAGGCTTAGCCAAGCTGCTTCCAAGCGTTGTTAGTGTACTTAAACCAGGTGGTGACGTGATTGCGCTCGTGAAACCTCAGTTCGAAGTTGGCAAAGAGCAAATATGCTCTTCCGGGGTGGTCCGAGACGATGCGCTGCGCCGCAAGGCCGCATCCGATGTCATTCACCAAGCTGAGTTGTTAGGACTATCCCTGCGTGCACAACAAGACTGCATTATCGCCGGTCCCAAAGGCAACCGCGAAATCTTCATCTGGCTCAAAAAACTCAAGAGCAAATCAGTTCCAAACCCAGCTAACCAACCACCCCGCGAGCAACGCGAGCCCGCAGGGGAGGGAGCCGACGCGCAAAGCGCGTTCGGGAGGGGAGACGCGTGTCTCCCCTCTTTGGAGCGCTGCTGCGCAGCGGTACAAACAGTAAAGCGAGCCGACGCGCAAAGCGCGTTCGGGAGGGGAGACGCGTGTCTCCCCTCTTTGGAGCGCTGCTGCGCAGCGGTACAAACAGTAAAGCGAGCCGACGCGCAAAGCGCGTTCGGGAGGGGATTGTCGTGA
- a CDS encoding NAD-dependent epimerase/dehydratase family protein, whose amino-acid sequence MKRALVIGGSGFIGLNLVDELIAQDWQVRCTRRKQSITVFLRKRPVELVRVDLDDTDSLAAAMQDCDAVFMAAGYYPRYSLDRDTAIETGTAQIKAVLRAAQIANVPRFIYTSSIATLDRAASGKLATEDTIADHIPADSVYRAVKWAMEREVQNAALEGLNTITMMPGACIGPWDVRVGTSGLLLAVVQGLLPWWVNGIVNLVDVGDVAKAHVAAANLVSPKARYCHPGHNVELGVLFRRIVQLFGGSYPARALPRKLAVQRALAEEQIAAANGSRVAFPLELVDMVNAGQAVSAKRIMHELHIPLTSIDTSLYRAHQWFVRFKYLPSIEQDIAVGGEDAFNHAR is encoded by the coding sequence ATGAAACGAGCACTTGTCATCGGCGGAAGTGGTTTCATTGGCCTAAACTTGGTAGACGAGCTGATAGCGCAGGACTGGCAGGTGCGCTGCACGCGCCGCAAGCAAAGCATCACAGTGTTTTTACGAAAGCGTCCCGTGGAACTCGTGCGGGTTGATTTGGATGACACGGATTCTTTGGCAGCAGCCATGCAGGACTGCGATGCTGTATTCATGGCGGCAGGATACTATCCGCGTTACTCACTCGACAGAGATACGGCAATTGAAACGGGGACAGCACAAATCAAAGCTGTGCTTCGTGCTGCACAGATTGCCAACGTTCCGCGCTTCATTTACACCTCTTCGATTGCAACGCTTGATAGAGCGGCCTCTGGTAAGCTCGCCACTGAGGATACTATTGCGGATCACATACCAGCGGACAGCGTGTATCGCGCAGTAAAATGGGCCATGGAACGGGAAGTGCAAAACGCTGCGCTTGAAGGGCTGAACACCATTACCATGATGCCCGGCGCGTGCATCGGACCGTGGGATGTCCGAGTTGGCACCAGCGGCCTTTTACTTGCCGTCGTTCAAGGGCTCTTGCCTTGGTGGGTAAACGGTATCGTGAATCTCGTTGACGTGGGTGATGTAGCCAAGGCCCACGTTGCTGCTGCTAATCTGGTCTCGCCAAAAGCGCGATATTGCCACCCCGGGCATAACGTTGAGCTTGGAGTCTTGTTTAGACGTATCGTGCAACTCTTCGGCGGAAGTTACCCCGCTCGAGCGTTGCCACGAAAACTTGCTGTGCAGCGGGCACTCGCCGAAGAGCAAATCGCCGCAGCAAATGGCTCCCGCGTAGCGTTTCCATTGGAACTCGTCGATATGGTCAATGCGGGACAAGCCGTTAGCGCCAAACGCATCATGCATGAGCTGCATATCCCGCTCACATCTATCGACACCAGCCTTTACCGAGCCCATCAGTGGTTCGTTCGTTTCAAATACCTGCCATCCATAGAGCAGGACATAGCAGTAGGAGGAGAAGATGCATTCAACCACGCAAGATAG